In a single window of the Gemmatimonadota bacterium genome:
- a CDS encoding MFS transporter produces MATRVQDPGSPPAARRPGGLLSRRIVSWALYDLANTIFSMNIVSLYLSLWVINVMGGTDATWGYANSFSMFLMLLTAPLLGAVSDQAGRRLPFLLGSTITCVAFTALLGTGGLAWSIAFFIVANYFFQAGLIFYDATLPVVSTPENRGRVGGFGIGLGYLGSFLGVMTGLLFLERLGYIFLFRATALLFLLFAIPIFLYVQEPRRQQRLRLDAGLPGRALRQVRDTLSHVKRYRGLGRFLVGRVFYVDAANTVIIFMGVYVTNEVGFTQREAQILLLVAIAAAVAGGLALGHVVDRIGPKRTLNLVLTLWMVTLAGAMLIALAGLPKALFWPVACLAGIALGGNPTSDRPLMLTLSPPGRVGEFYGLYSMVGRFAAVVGPALWALVSETLGLGRPLAIGSLLLMVVVGYLILRPVDDAPRAWRAQDLEPVTE; encoded by the coding sequence ATGGCCACACGCGTCCAGGACCCCGGCAGCCCCCCTGCAGCCCGCCGGCCCGGCGGGCTGCTCTCCCGCCGCATCGTGAGCTGGGCGCTCTACGACCTGGCCAACACGATCTTCTCCATGAACATCGTGTCGCTATACCTCTCGCTCTGGGTCATCAACGTCATGGGCGGCACGGACGCGACCTGGGGATACGCCAACAGCTTCTCCATGTTTCTCATGTTGCTCACGGCTCCGCTGCTGGGTGCGGTCTCGGATCAGGCGGGGCGGCGGCTCCCCTTCCTGCTGGGCAGCACGATCACCTGCGTGGCGTTCACCGCCCTGCTCGGCACGGGCGGGCTGGCCTGGTCCATCGCCTTCTTCATCGTCGCGAACTACTTCTTCCAGGCCGGCCTGATCTTTTACGACGCCACACTGCCCGTGGTCAGCACCCCGGAGAACCGGGGCCGGGTGGGCGGATTCGGCATCGGATTGGGCTACCTGGGCTCCTTCCTGGGCGTGATGACGGGGCTCCTATTCCTGGAACGGCTTGGCTACATCTTCCTCTTCCGCGCGACTGCGCTGCTCTTCCTGCTGTTCGCCATACCCATCTTCCTGTACGTCCAGGAGCCGCGCCGGCAGCAGCGACTGCGCCTGGACGCCGGCCTGCCGGGGCGCGCACTGCGCCAGGTGCGCGATACCTTGAGCCACGTCAAGCGTTACCGCGGGCTCGGGCGCTTCCTCGTGGGACGCGTGTTCTACGTGGATGCCGCGAACACCGTGATCATCTTCATGGGCGTGTACGTCACCAACGAGGTGGGCTTCACGCAGCGCGAGGCGCAGATCCTGCTCCTGGTGGCCATTGCGGCAGCAGTCGCGGGCGGCCTCGCGCTGGGGCATGTGGTGGACCGCATCGGCCCCAAGCGAACGCTCAACCTGGTCTTAACCCTCTGGATGGTCACTCTGGCGGGCGCCATGCTCATCGCACTGGCCGGGCTGCCCAAGGCACTCTTCTGGCCCGTGGCCTGCCTGGCCGGCATCGCCCTGGGCGGCAACCCCACCTCCGACCGGCCGCTCATGCTCACGCTCTCGCCGCCCGGCCGCGTGGGCGAGTTCTACGGACTCTACAGCATGGTGGGAAGGTTCGCCGCCGTTGTGGGACCGGCACTCTGGGCGCTCGTTTCCGAGACCCTGGGCCTGGGCCGCCCCCTCGCCATTGGCAGCCTGCTGCTGATGGTGGTGGTGGGATACCTGATCCTGCGGCCCGTGGACGACGCGCCCCGGGCCTGGCGCGCCCAGGACCTGGAGCCCGTTACGGAATAG
- the moeB gene encoding molybdopterin-synthase adenylyltransferase MoeB yields the protein MNTTIRIPTPLRTYTGSTTEVAVDAATVGDALRRLTEHWPQLRRHLYADDGRLRSFVNVYLNEEDVRYLQGPDTAVREGDTITILPSIAGGVAGGPADLSSEEIGRYSRHIVMPEVGMDGQRRLKQARVVLIGAGGLGSPLGLYLAAAGVGTLGLVDFDVVDATNLQRQVLYGTRDLGRPKLDAAAERLHDVNPHIRVVPHPVRLTSENALEVLGEYDVVVDGTDNFPTRYLVNDACALLGKPYVYGSIFRFEGQVSVFHARIGPCYRCLFREPPPPGLVPGCAEGGVLGVLPGIVGSIQALETIKLLLGKGEPLTGRLLIFDALAFRWRELRLRKDPECPLCGERPTITSLIDYEEFCGLRPARPAAAEADAIPELTATELKERLDRGEPLTIIDVREPFEWEIANLAGYGARLIPLAQVAERMSELDADQEIVLHCRSGSRSARALRQLRAGGFRRLWNLKGGILAWAQEVDPALPQY from the coding sequence TTGAACACGACGATCCGCATCCCGACGCCGTTGCGCACCTACACGGGTAGCACCACGGAAGTGGCCGTGGACGCCGCCACGGTGGGAGACGCACTGCGCCGGCTGACCGAGCACTGGCCGCAGCTCCGGCGACACCTGTACGCCGATGACGGCCGGCTGCGCAGCTTCGTGAACGTGTACCTGAATGAGGAGGACGTGCGCTACCTCCAGGGGCCGGATACGGCCGTGCGCGAGGGCGACACGATCACCATCCTCCCCAGCATTGCCGGCGGGGTGGCGGGGGGGCCGGCGGATCTCAGCTCGGAGGAGATCGGCCGCTACAGCCGCCACATCGTCATGCCCGAAGTGGGCATGGACGGGCAGCGGCGGCTGAAGCAGGCGCGCGTGGTGCTCATCGGCGCGGGCGGTCTCGGCTCGCCGCTGGGGCTGTACCTCGCCGCCGCGGGCGTGGGCACGTTGGGCCTGGTCGATTTCGACGTGGTAGACGCCACCAACCTGCAGCGGCAGGTGCTGTACGGCACGCGGGACCTCGGACGGCCCAAGCTGGATGCCGCCGCCGAGCGGCTGCACGATGTCAACCCGCACATCCGGGTGGTACCGCATCCCGTCCGGCTGACCAGCGAAAACGCCCTCGAGGTGCTCGGCGAATACGACGTCGTAGTCGATGGAACCGATAACTTTCCCACCCGCTACCTGGTCAATGACGCCTGCGCCCTGCTGGGCAAGCCCTACGTCTACGGCTCGATCTTCCGCTTCGAAGGGCAGGTGTCGGTCTTTCACGCGCGCATCGGGCCCTGCTACCGCTGCCTGTTCCGCGAGCCGCCGCCGCCCGGGCTGGTGCCCGGGTGCGCCGAGGGCGGAGTCCTGGGCGTACTGCCCGGCATTGTGGGCAGCATCCAGGCGCTCGAGACCATCAAGCTCCTCCTGGGCAAGGGCGAGCCGCTCACCGGGCGGCTGCTGATCTTCGATGCCCTCGCCTTCCGCTGGCGCGAGCTGCGCCTGCGCAAGGACCCGGAATGCCCACTGTGTGGCGAGCGGCCCACCATCACCAGCCTCATCGATTACGAGGAGTTCTGCGGCCTGAGACCTGCGCGGCCGGCCGCCGCGGAGGCGGACGCGATTCCGGAGCTGACCGCTACGGAACTGAAAGAGCGGCTGGACCGCGGCGAGCCGCTCACCATCATTGACGTACGCGAGCCCTTCGAGTGGGAGATCGCCAACCTTGCCGGCTACGGCGCGCGCCTCATCCCCCTGGCCCAGGTCGCCGAGCGCATGAGCGAGCTGGACGCCGACCAGGAAATCGTGCTCCACTGCCGCTCCGGCAGCCGCAGCGCCCGCGCCCTGCGCCAGCTCCGCGCGGGCGGGTTCCGGCGCCTGTGGAACCTGAAGGGCGGAATCCTCGCCTGGGCCCAGGAGGTCGATCCTGCCCTGCCGCAATACTAG
- a CDS encoding PLDc_N domain-containing protein: MRLLLAVTILALDFWAIFSVLGSRSAGFRKLLWTAGIMLFPVVGFLAWLLAGPKPAPQG; this comes from the coding sequence ATGCGACTTCTCCTCGCCGTGACTATTCTCGCCCTGGATTTCTGGGCGATCTTTTCCGTGCTGGGCAGCCGCAGCGCTGGCTTTCGCAAGCTGCTGTGGACCGCGGGGATCATGCTCTTCCCCGTGGTTGGCTTCCTGGCCTGGCTGTTGGCCGGCCCCAAACCGGCGCCGCAGGGCTGA
- a CDS encoding cysteine synthase family protein, whose amino-acid sequence MLTSVQAHSLDLLIGNTPLVPLRRLAPAGGAEVWVKLESFNPGGSVKDRPARAMIQAAEQAGLLGPGRTLLDASSGNTGVAYAMLCAERGYACEICVPASANVERLQLLRGYGAALVLTPALEGSDGAIREAQRRAAADPDRYYYADQYNNPANVRAHYETTGPELWAQTEGRVSHFVAGLGTSGTFVGTGRRLREYQPGVRLMAVQPDSPLHGIEGLKHMATALVPGIYDPHLADAVLMVSTEEAQTMARRLACEEGWLAGVSGGANVAAARRVAARAGRGAVVVTVLPDRGERYLSESWWPEAA is encoded by the coding sequence ATGCTGACCTCGGTGCAGGCTCACTCGTTGGACCTGCTCATCGGCAATACACCACTGGTGCCGTTGCGGCGACTCGCGCCCGCAGGCGGTGCCGAGGTATGGGTCAAGCTCGAATCGTTCAACCCGGGCGGGAGCGTGAAAGACCGCCCCGCCCGCGCCATGATCCAGGCGGCGGAGCAGGCGGGACTCCTCGGCCCGGGGAGGACGCTCCTGGATGCCAGCTCCGGCAACACCGGGGTCGCCTACGCCATGCTGTGCGCGGAGCGCGGCTACGCTTGTGAGATCTGCGTCCCCGCCAGTGCCAATGTGGAGCGGCTGCAGTTGCTGCGCGGCTACGGCGCAGCGCTGGTGCTGACCCCGGCGCTGGAGGGTTCGGACGGCGCGATCCGGGAGGCGCAGCGCCGGGCGGCGGCGGACCCCGACCGCTATTACTACGCCGACCAGTACAACAACCCGGCGAACGTGCGGGCGCATTACGAGACCACGGGGCCCGAGCTCTGGGCGCAGACGGAGGGCCGGGTCAGTCATTTCGTGGCCGGCCTGGGCACGAGCGGCACCTTCGTGGGCACCGGCCGCCGGCTGCGCGAGTATCAGCCGGGGGTGCGCCTGATGGCTGTGCAGCCGGATTCGCCGCTGCACGGGATCGAGGGGTTGAAGCACATGGCGACTGCGCTGGTGCCGGGGATCTACGACCCCCACCTGGCCGATGCGGTCCTCATGGTGTCCACCGAGGAGGCACAGACCATGGCGCGGCGCCTGGCCTGCGAAGAGGGATGGCTGGCAGGGGTATCGGGAGGCGCCAATGTGGCGGCGGCACGGCGGGTCGCGGCCCGCGCAGGACGCGGGGCCGTGGTGGTAACCGTGCTGCCGGACCGCGGCGAGCGCTACCTGAGCGAGAGCTGGTGGCCGGAGGCGGCGTGA
- a CDS encoding FAD-dependent oxidoreductase: MARHYDTVIVGGGPAGLAAGLYAARSKLSAVILERGLPGGQLLNTKDIEDYPGFEHVGGMELAELMTRHASKFGCEIRTETVTGIARDPAAPEPWQAWRVETESGETYVAPAVIVTAGGTAHMLEAPGEREYAGRGVSYCAVCDGAFFEGETIAVVGGGDAACEEADFLTRYVKKLYLIHRRDSFRAQKVIQERVFRNPKIEVVWDSVVKRVEGDAGGVKQLVLQGTRKPDGEYDFEGTGPLRTLAVTGIFVFIGFAPNTHLLGEHAEHDAGGYFITDWRMETSLPGLYAAGDVRSQLVRQISTAVGDATTAAMAAERYLTELKEKRAVAGVSAELREKYS, encoded by the coding sequence ATGGCGAGACACTACGACACGGTGATCGTGGGCGGCGGGCCGGCCGGTCTGGCGGCGGGGCTGTATGCCGCGCGCTCGAAGTTGTCGGCGGTGATCCTGGAGCGCGGGCTGCCGGGTGGTCAACTACTCAACACGAAAGACATCGAGGATTATCCGGGCTTCGAGCATGTGGGCGGCATGGAGCTGGCCGAGCTGATGACGAGGCATGCGTCGAAATTCGGCTGTGAGATCCGGACAGAGACGGTGACGGGCATTGCGCGCGATCCGGCGGCGCCGGAGCCGTGGCAGGCCTGGCGGGTGGAGACGGAATCCGGCGAGACGTATGTGGCGCCGGCGGTGATCGTGACGGCGGGCGGCACCGCGCACATGCTCGAGGCGCCGGGGGAGCGGGAGTATGCTGGCCGGGGCGTAAGCTATTGTGCGGTGTGTGATGGGGCCTTCTTCGAGGGCGAGACGATCGCGGTGGTGGGCGGAGGTGACGCCGCCTGCGAGGAGGCGGATTTCCTTACCCGCTACGTCAAGAAACTCTACTTGATCCATCGGCGGGACTCCTTTCGGGCGCAGAAGGTGATCCAGGAGCGGGTGTTCCGGAACCCCAAGATCGAGGTGGTCTGGGACAGCGTGGTGAAGCGGGTCGAGGGCGACGCGGGCGGCGTGAAGCAGCTCGTGCTGCAGGGCACCAGGAAGCCGGATGGCGAGTACGACTTCGAGGGCACGGGGCCGCTGCGCACGCTGGCGGTTACCGGGATCTTCGTGTTCATTGGCTTTGCGCCCAACACGCACCTGCTGGGGGAGCACGCCGAGCACGACGCGGGCGGCTATTTCATCACCGACTGGCGCATGGAGACGTCGCTCCCGGGGCTCTACGCGGCGGGAGACGTGCGCAGCCAGCTCGTACGCCAGATCTCGACGGCGGTGGGCGATGCGACCACCGCGGCCATGGCGGCCGAGCGCTATCTTACTGAGCTCAAGGAGAAGCGGGCAGTGGCCGGCGTGAGCGCCGAGCTGCGCGAGAAGTACAGTTGA
- a CDS encoding FTR1 family protein, translated as MKAGGRKLVHGRAAAWPSLVLAGLLVGCGSSAGEPAGSGGGRDQAAPAANLAQLMAGLASIQATAAAGDAPAAQGAALRLYLDVYEPLEGVYGPGGALASPGLSQLVLQVEAAFHELMRADPKAARIEALAAGLRGQVERLQELASAPPSPLRRSGSVLETDAGWARLGGGARTAEIAALLEEFTLAEAAYSRGDARRALAAVERAYLEGFEPLEARLPARRVGRIERLIHLRLRPQLAGGAAAAQVQSTFASLKSELLEADALLSEGASFWFGAVNAWIIIVREGLEAVLLVAALLAYLAAAGADRRHERQIYGGVLLGVTASFATWLAARSFLSLGGASRELLEGITALLAVAVLLYVSHWLFQKTYIQDWKDYLRQRLGKAVSTGSALAMAGLAFAAVYREGFETVLFYQALLFETGPAAVLAGFVPGFVLIVGLGAGIIRLGLRLPLRRVFAVTNAILLYLAFVFLGKGIYNLQEAGITAPHPLPGAPDHPLLRQLLGVFPLADTMIAQALFLLLLLAAAIFYRWRRREVRGKGALFASAATNFSRGATELP; from the coding sequence GTGAAGGCGGGCGGGCGGAAGCTGGTCCACGGGCGGGCGGCGGCGTGGCCCTCGCTGGTGCTGGCGGGGCTGTTGGTCGGCTGCGGCTCGAGCGCGGGGGAGCCCGCGGGGAGCGGCGGGGGTCGGGATCAGGCAGCGCCGGCTGCCAACCTGGCGCAGCTCATGGCGGGCCTGGCCAGTATCCAGGCCACTGCCGCGGCCGGCGATGCGCCGGCCGCGCAGGGGGCGGCGCTGCGGCTATATCTGGATGTCTACGAGCCACTGGAGGGCGTATACGGCCCGGGCGGCGCGCTGGCATCGCCCGGGCTGTCGCAGCTCGTCCTGCAGGTTGAGGCCGCCTTTCACGAGTTGATGCGGGCCGACCCGAAAGCCGCGCGCATCGAGGCGCTGGCGGCCGGGCTGCGAGGTCAGGTCGAGCGGCTGCAGGAGCTGGCGTCCGCGCCGCCATCCCCGCTTCGGCGCTCCGGTTCCGTCCTGGAAACCGATGCCGGCTGGGCTCGACTGGGAGGCGGCGCGCGCACGGCGGAGATCGCGGCGCTGCTCGAGGAATTCACCCTGGCGGAAGCCGCCTATTCCAGGGGAGACGCCCGCCGTGCCCTGGCTGCGGTGGAACGTGCCTACCTGGAAGGCTTCGAGCCGCTCGAGGCCCGGCTGCCGGCGCGGCGGGTCGGGCGCATCGAGCGGCTGATCCACCTCAGGCTGCGTCCCCAGCTCGCCGGCGGCGCAGCCGCCGCTCAGGTGCAGAGCACCTTCGCTTCGCTCAAGTCCGAATTGCTCGAGGCGGACGCGCTGCTCAGCGAAGGCGCGTCGTTCTGGTTCGGCGCCGTCAACGCCTGGATCATCATTGTGCGGGAGGGGCTCGAGGCGGTGCTCCTGGTGGCGGCGCTGCTGGCCTACCTGGCCGCAGCCGGCGCGGACCGGCGGCACGAGCGCCAGATCTATGGCGGCGTGCTGCTGGGCGTGACGGCAAGCTTCGCGACCTGGCTGGCGGCCCGTTCGTTCCTGTCCCTGGGCGGCGCCAGCCGCGAGCTGCTCGAGGGCATCACCGCACTCCTCGCCGTCGCGGTGCTGCTCTACGTCTCGCACTGGCTGTTCCAGAAAACGTATATCCAGGACTGGAAGGACTACCTGCGCCAGCGCCTGGGCAAAGCCGTTTCGACCGGGTCGGCACTGGCCATGGCCGGACTCGCCTTTGCCGCGGTGTATCGCGAAGGATTCGAGACCGTGCTCTTCTATCAGGCGCTGCTCTTCGAGACCGGGCCGGCCGCCGTGTTGGCCGGCTTCGTCCCGGGATTCGTGCTCATTGTGGGCCTGGGCGCGGGCATCATCCGCCTGGGACTGCGCCTCCCCTTGCGCCGCGTCTTCGCCGTGACCAACGCTATCCTGCTGTACCTGGCCTTCGTGTTCCTGGGGAAAGGCATCTACAACCTGCAGGAAGCCGGGATCACGGCACCGCATCCGCTGCCCGGCGCCCCGGATCACCCGCTGCTGCGCCAGCTCTTGGGAGTCTTTCCCCTGGCCGACACAATGATCGCCCAGGCTCTCTTCCTGCTACTCCTCCTCGCCGCCGCCATCTTCTACCGCTGGCGCCGCCGCGAGGTTAGGGGCAAAGGCGCCCTGTTCGCAAGTGCAGCAACGAATTTCTCACGCGGAGCCACGGAGTTGCCGTGA
- a CDS encoding PAS domain S-box protein gives MLHSEIVNALRAPVLALPGSGPAAGAAARLAALRISVLYLALAGLWVFGSPPVLGALLPASSGPGANVSLSGWPFLLLTALLVYLLVRHHLGRLEASSPSRGSDTLEPALFATDAEAVVVADAADGRVLQVNARAEALFGFAATELVGRALSHLAPPEDAERCWRAIQEDAQAGRFATAELVLRRKDGSAMPVEVLATPARVAGARVVQAIFRDISERKRLEERLFQSQKMEVVGRLAGGIAHDFNNVLTTIKGYTEFLIDDLDPRDPRREEVEEIRRAADRASALTRQLLAVSREQVLAPEVFDLNGVVSEMGKMLHRVLGEDIELRTELDPTSAPIRADRGQIEQVLLNLVVNARDAMPWGGKLSIRTASADTDPEGRGRGEVEGGRWVVLAVADTGEGMTPETLSHVFEPFFTTKEKGTGLGLSTAYGIVKQSGGHIWVYSEQGKGTTFKIYLPRVEHMTAEREAQVSAQLRGTETVLVVDDASAVRSVARRALEDGGYTVLEAENGWEATRLAREHGGPIHLLLTDVAMPDMGGRQLAERVVQSRPQLKVLYMSGFGFEAALRHGALDAGTPFLEKPFTPESLAFKLREVLDGPGCENGREESASGQSRL, from the coding sequence ATGCTGCACTCTGAGATCGTGAACGCGTTGCGGGCGCCAGTTCTGGCGCTCCCAGGGAGCGGGCCGGCCGCGGGCGCCGCGGCTCGCCTGGCGGCGCTCCGCATCTCGGTCCTTTACCTGGCGCTCGCCGGCCTGTGGGTGTTCGGCTCGCCGCCCGTGCTGGGCGCGCTACTGCCCGCGTCGTCCGGGCCGGGTGCGAATGTGAGCCTGAGCGGCTGGCCGTTCCTGCTCCTGACCGCGCTGCTCGTCTATCTGCTGGTGCGCCACCACCTTGGCCGGCTCGAGGCGTCTTCACCGAGCCGCGGCAGTGACACCCTCGAGCCCGCTCTGTTCGCCACGGACGCGGAAGCCGTGGTGGTTGCCGATGCCGCCGATGGCCGGGTGCTGCAGGTCAATGCACGGGCGGAGGCGCTCTTCGGATTCGCCGCCACCGAGCTGGTAGGCCGCGCGCTGTCCCACCTGGCGCCGCCCGAAGATGCCGAGCGCTGCTGGCGCGCCATCCAGGAGGACGCGCAGGCAGGCCGCTTTGCCACGGCGGAGCTCGTGCTGCGGCGTAAGGATGGGAGCGCCATGCCGGTCGAAGTGCTGGCCACGCCGGCACGGGTGGCCGGCGCGAGGGTCGTACAGGCGATCTTCCGCGACATCAGCGAGCGGAAGCGGCTCGAGGAGCGACTCTTCCAGTCCCAGAAGATGGAAGTCGTGGGGCGGCTGGCGGGCGGCATCGCGCACGATTTCAACAACGTGCTCACCACCATCAAGGGGTACACGGAATTCCTGATCGATGACCTGGATCCCCGCGATCCGCGGCGCGAAGAGGTGGAGGAGATCCGACGAGCGGCGGACCGCGCCTCTGCGCTGACGCGGCAGCTCCTGGCCGTGAGCCGCGAGCAGGTGCTGGCGCCCGAAGTGTTCGACCTGAACGGCGTCGTCTCAGAAATGGGAAAGATGCTCCACCGCGTGCTGGGTGAAGACATCGAGCTGCGCACCGAGCTGGACCCCACGTCCGCACCGATCCGGGCGGACCGCGGCCAGATCGAGCAGGTGCTGCTCAACCTGGTGGTCAATGCGCGGGACGCCATGCCCTGGGGCGGCAAGCTGTCCATCCGCACGGCCAGCGCGGACACGGATCCAGAGGGGCGCGGGCGCGGCGAGGTAGAGGGCGGCCGCTGGGTCGTCTTGGCCGTGGCCGATACAGGCGAGGGCATGACGCCGGAGACGCTCTCGCACGTGTTCGAGCCTTTCTTCACCACCAAGGAGAAGGGCACGGGCCTGGGCCTCTCGACGGCCTACGGCATTGTCAAGCAGAGCGGCGGCCACATCTGGGTGTACAGCGAGCAGGGGAAAGGTACGACATTCAAGATCTACCTGCCGCGCGTGGAACACATGACCGCGGAGCGGGAGGCACAGGTCTCAGCGCAGCTCCGGGGCACTGAGACTGTGCTTGTGGTCGATGATGCCTCGGCCGTGCGGAGCGTGGCGCGGCGCGCCCTCGAGGACGGCGGCTACACGGTCCTGGAAGCTGAGAACGGGTGGGAAGCCACGCGGCTGGCGCGCGAGCACGGCGGCCCGATTCACCTGCTCCTGACCGACGTGGCTATGCCGGACATGGGCGGCCGTCAGCTCGCGGAACGGGTAGTGCAATCGCGGCCGCAGCTCAAGGTGCTGTACATGTCTGGTTTCGGCTTCGAGGCTGCGCTGCGTCACGGCGCGCTCGACGCCGGCACCCCGTTTCTGGAGAAGCCATTTACGCCGGAGTCCCTGGCGTTCAAGCTGAGGGAGGTACTGGACGGGCCGGGCTGTGAGAACGGCCGTGAGGAGAGCGCGAGCGGCCAGAGCCGCCTCTGA
- a CDS encoding putative glycoside hydrolase produces the protein MMLKWKEGFRFVQRAVSRHAPGPLALVFLIGALGLVLLAESSARRRSSVPEAFDREGGRRVAGLTTSAAGQAVGGTGRGWGSSASAGSLAGGQQAPGAPAAAGPGAGRERGRGEAQDLVVALLTERTPVGAHARVPRPAAVRGIYLNAWAAGSPRKLSGLLELADRTEVNTFVIDMKEGGYVSYRSSVPLARAIGASRGYIPDIAGVLSRLRERGVYAIARIVVFKDPVLALRRPEWAIRRADGLVWRDHHGDLWVDPFNREVWDYNIALAREAIELGFSEVQWDYVRFPDVPKSYLATAVFPAQAGRTREQAIREFLHYSRQQLAELGAAVTADVFGLTVSARDDMGIGQRWELMVDATDVLLPMVYPSHFARGSYGIPYPNARPYETVRTAMEYALRRTPEGDSAAEIRPWLQDFTLGAPRYGPAEVRAQIEAVYDVGLEDWILWNPGSRYTAAALAPEGGEPPVFPRPGGRDAATPAARPETPPAAATPQRPADRLLGVPVDSVSGSRRDSLPPPALDSLSPSPSPSHR, from the coding sequence ATGATGCTGAAGTGGAAAGAAGGATTTCGTTTCGTCCAGCGGGCGGTGTCACGCCATGCGCCGGGGCCGTTGGCGCTGGTCTTCCTGATAGGCGCCCTCGGGCTCGTGCTTCTGGCCGAGAGCTCCGCCCGCCGAAGGAGCAGCGTGCCGGAAGCGTTCGATCGGGAAGGTGGGCGCCGGGTGGCGGGGCTGACCACGTCCGCGGCTGGGCAGGCCGTCGGCGGCACCGGGCGGGGTTGGGGCTCTTCCGCTTCTGCTGGATCCCTGGCCGGTGGGCAGCAGGCGCCGGGGGCGCCTGCTGCCGCCGGGCCAGGGGCCGGCCGGGAGCGGGGCCGAGGGGAAGCGCAGGACCTCGTGGTGGCCCTGCTGACCGAGCGAACGCCGGTCGGTGCCCATGCGCGCGTGCCGCGGCCTGCCGCCGTGCGGGGCATCTACCTGAACGCCTGGGCGGCGGGCTCGCCGCGCAAGCTGTCCGGGCTCCTGGAGCTGGCGGACCGGACGGAGGTCAACACCTTCGTGATCGATATGAAGGAAGGCGGTTACGTCAGCTACCGGAGCTCCGTTCCGCTGGCGCGGGCGATCGGCGCGTCTCGGGGCTACATTCCGGACATTGCGGGCGTGCTTTCGAGGCTCCGGGAGCGTGGAGTGTACGCGATTGCCCGGATCGTCGTCTTCAAGGATCCGGTGCTGGCGCTGCGGCGCCCGGAGTGGGCGATTCGCCGGGCTGACGGCTTGGTTTGGCGGGACCACCACGGCGATCTCTGGGTCGACCCGTTCAACCGCGAGGTTTGGGACTACAACATCGCACTGGCCCGCGAGGCGATCGAGCTCGGGTTCTCCGAAGTGCAGTGGGACTATGTGCGCTTTCCGGACGTGCCCAAGTCCTACCTGGCGACGGCGGTCTTCCCTGCGCAGGCGGGTCGTACGCGGGAGCAGGCGATCCGCGAGTTCCTGCACTATTCCCGCCAGCAGCTTGCGGAGCTGGGCGCCGCGGTCACGGCCGATGTGTTCGGCCTGACGGTCTCGGCGCGGGATGACATGGGCATCGGGCAACGCTGGGAGCTCATGGTGGACGCGACGGACGTGCTGCTGCCCATGGTCTACCCGTCGCACTTCGCCCGGGGCTCGTACGGCATCCCGTACCCCAACGCCCGGCCGTATGAAACGGTGAGGACGGCCATGGAATACGCGCTGCGGCGCACGCCGGAGGGTGACAGCGCGGCGGAGATCCGGCCCTGGCTCCAGGACTTCACGCTGGGTGCGCCACGATACGGGCCTGCGGAAGTGCGGGCCCAGATCGAGGCCGTCTACGACGTGGGACTCGAGGACTGGATTCTCTGGAACCCCGGCAGCCGCTACACGGCAGCGGCACTGGCGCCCGAGGGCGGTGAGCCGCCGGTATTCCCGCGGCCCGGCGGCCGGGATGCAGCAACTCCCGCCGCTCGGCCGGAGACACCCCCGGCAGCCGCTACGCCCCAGCGACCCGCGGACCGGCTGCTCGGCGTGCCCGTGGACTCGGTGTCCGGATCCAGGCGGGATTCGTTGCCCCCGCCCGCGCTGGACTCGCTCTCACCCAGCCCCAGCCCGAGCCACCGTTGA
- a CDS encoding M67 family metallopeptidase, protein MRLAAQLLEVMREHARAGYPEECCGALLGRLEPGELEVRHLLEAVPLGNESASRRGRRYLIPPAAVRHIEEQAQRRGLEVVGFYHSHPDHGAAPSEVDREQAWPWYVYLIIAVGPAGGGEARAWRLTDDRLRFEEESLSIMEEVR, encoded by the coding sequence ATCCGGTTGGCGGCCCAGTTGCTGGAGGTCATGCGCGAACACGCGCGGGCAGGATACCCGGAGGAATGCTGCGGCGCGTTGCTCGGACGGCTGGAGCCGGGGGAGTTAGAGGTGCGCCACCTGCTCGAGGCAGTCCCGCTCGGCAACGAGAGCGCGAGTAGGCGCGGGCGGCGCTATCTCATTCCGCCCGCCGCCGTGCGGCACATCGAGGAGCAGGCGCAGCGGCGCGGGCTGGAGGTCGTTGGCTTCTATCACTCGCACCCGGATCACGGCGCCGCCCCCTCAGAAGTCGACCGGGAGCAGGCCTGGCCCTGGTACGTGTACTTGATCATAGCCGTGGGGCCCGCCGGCGGCGGTGAAGCCCGGGCCTGGCGCCTCACGGACGACCGGCTCCGCTTCGAGGAAGAGTCGCTGAGCATCATGGAGGAGGTCCGTTGA